A genomic window from Acidobacteriota bacterium includes:
- a CDS encoding chemotaxis protein CheW, with amino-acid sequence REAREPWVCFDIADRRYGLPVQVVQEVLRVDSITRVPHAPQGIRGVTNMRGRVLPVVDLRLRLGFPEQQVAGASRILVALAAAGPVGLLVDAVEQMLAIAASEHQEPPAEMRQEEQSAALAMVDPGDQPLLLLDLERLLEPIAAASLARSVSSASGEDAPSAAGA; translated from the coding sequence GCGGGAGGCCCGGGAGCCGTGGGTCTGTTTCGACATCGCGGATCGCCGCTACGGGCTACCGGTGCAGGTGGTGCAGGAGGTTCTGAGGGTCGACTCCATCACTCGGGTCCCCCACGCTCCCCAGGGCATTCGCGGGGTGACCAATATGCGCGGCCGGGTGCTGCCGGTGGTGGATCTGCGTTTGCGGCTGGGCTTTCCGGAGCAGCAGGTCGCCGGTGCCAGCCGCATCCTGGTGGCCCTCGCCGCTGCCGGCCCGGTGGGATTGTTGGTGGACGCGGTGGAACAAATGCTGGCTATCGCCGCCAGCGAGCACCAGGAACCGCCGGCGGAGATGCGTCAGGAGGAGCAGAGTGCCGCTTTGGCGATGGTGGATCCCGGCGATCAGCCTCTGCTCCTGCTCGACCTGGAGCGCCTCCTGGAACCCATCGCCGCCGCCAGCCTGGCCCGATCCGTCAGCTCCGCTTCCGGCGAGGATGCTCCGTCCGCTGCCGGCGCCTGA